A DNA window from Hordeum vulgare subsp. vulgare chromosome 1H, MorexV3_pseudomolecules_assembly, whole genome shotgun sequence contains the following coding sequences:
- the LOC123409993 gene encoding uncharacterized protein LOC123409993: MKLQVATVASFLLVALAATAQAVTFDASNKASGTSGGRLFEQAVGLPYSKKVLSEASAFIWKTFNQRAVGDRKPVNAVTLVVEDISGVAFTSANGIHLSAQYVASISGDVKKEVTGVLYHEATHVWQWNGQGKANGGLIEGIADYVRLKAGFAPGHWVKPGQGDRWDQGYDVTARFLDYCDSLKPGFVAQLNAKMKSGYTDDFFAQILGKNVQQLWRDYKSKFGA, encoded by the coding sequence ATGAAGCTTCAGGTAGCCACGGTCGCCTCTTTCCTCCTGGTGGCCTTGGCCGCGACGGCCCAGGCAGTGACGTTCGACGCGTCGAACAAGGCGTCGGGCACCTCCGGCGGCCGGCTGTTCGAGCAGGCCGTCGGCCTCCCGTACTCCAAGAAGGTCCTCTCCGAGGCCTCCGCCTTCATCTGGAAAACCTTCAACCAGCGCGCCGTCGGCGACCGCAAGCCTGTCAACGCCGTCACCCTCGTCGTCGAGGACATCAGCGGCGTCGCCTTCACCAGCGCCAACGGCATCCACCTCAGCGCCCAGTACGTCGCCAGCATCTCCGGCGATGTCAAGAAGGAGGTGACCGGCGTGCTGTACCACGAGGCGACGCACGTGTGGCAGTGGAACGGGCAGGGCAAGGCGAACGGCGGGCTCATCGAGGGGATCGCCGACTACGTGCGGCTCAAGGCCGGGTTCGCGCCGGGGCACTGGGTGAAGCCGGGGCAGGGAGACCGGTGGGATCAGGGGTACGACGTCACGGCGAGGTTCCTCGACTACTGCGACTCACTGAAGCCCGGGTTCGTCGCGCAGCTCAACGCCAAGATGAAGAGTGGGTACACCGACGACTTCTTCGCGCAGATTCTCGGCAAGAACGTGCAGCAGCTGTGGCGGGACTACAAATCCAAGTTTGGAGCCTGA
- the LOC123417019 gene encoding uncharacterized protein LOC123417019, translated as MARSRSRKICSIRKLFKEHAKFVRENLIYAVLEVVYSSNRKLVEPCRSKRVAAQLAEIYLELIEIRCRMSEEAVARRNLSPSVRIVASSTSTAEARPSTDRMEQATGGLNQGGAASEKSEAVWGSSRDHDGKRTHGGGQCRAQSGTVSVKLNQGRTA; from the coding sequence AtggcacggagcagatcccgtaAAATTTGTTCGATCCGTAAACTTTTTAAAGAACACGCTAAATTCGTCCGCGAAAACCTTATATATGCAGTTTTGGAGGTTGTATACAGTTCAAATCGTAAACTGGTCGAACCTTGTCGGAGCAAACGCGTTGCCGCACAACTGGCCGAAATCTACCTGGAACTCATCGAAATCCGTTGCCGCATGTCAGAAGAAGCCGTCGCACGTCGGAATTTGTCGCCGTCGGTCCGAATTGTTGCCAGCTCGACCTCCACTGCCGAGGCGAGGCCGTCCACAGACAGGATGGAGCAGGCCACCGGCGGCCTGAATCAGGGCGGGGCGGCATCAGAGAAGAGCGAGGCAGTGTGGGGGAGCTCGCGCGACCACGACGGAAAACGTACTCACGGCGGCGGGCAGTGTCGAGCTCAATCGGGGACGGTTAGTGTCAAGCTCAATCAGGGACGGACGGCGTAG